TTCGACGAGCGGCTCGGCCTCCTGGTCGAGGCCGAATGGCTCGCCCGTGAGAATCGCCGCCTGGCCAACGCGCTGCGCGAGGCGAAGCTCCGCCTCAGCCAGGCGTGTGTCGAGGACATCGACTACGAGCCGCGCCGCGAGCTCGACAAGGCCCTCCTCCGCCAGCTCGCCACCTGCCGCTGGGTCCATGAGCACCACAACCTGTTGATCAGCGGGGCGACGGGCACCGGGAAGAGTTACGTGGCGTGTGCCCTCGCCCAGCAGGCGTGCCGCAGGGGCTACCGCGCCCTCTACCGCCGCGTCCCGCGGCTCTACGAGGAACTCACGCTCGCCCATGCTGACGGGAGCTACATCCGCCTCCTCGCCCGCTTCGCCCGCGTCGACGTCCTCATCCTG
This window of the Deltaproteobacteria bacterium genome carries:
- a CDS encoding AAA family ATPase, encoding MLTEPTLEKLKALRLDAFATAWLAQQQDPALAAVPFDERLGLLVEAEWLARENRRLANALREAKLRLSQACVEDIDYEPRRELDKALLRQLATCRWVHEHHNLLISGATGTGKSYVACALAQQACRRGYRALYRRVPRLYEELTLAHADGSYIRLLARFARVDVLILDDFAVGPLPDHGRRDLLEILEDRTGTRATIITSQLPPPKWHDYVADPTLADALCDRLLHPAHRIALKGPSRRKEASPSS